A region of Rahnella aceris DNA encodes the following proteins:
- a CDS encoding tail assembly protein, giving the protein MQELMTRIELGGSLGKIFGKSHYRLIRTVSEAGRALSCTIPGFERYMNNSKKRGITYAVFKGKKNIGEDDLGYPVTGDAIRITPVIIGSKRAGLLQTILGAVLVVVGTLTSAYGGGVLIAPGVALMAGGVIQMLSPQTAGLASKQDADNQASYAFGSVTNTAAQGYPVPLLYGKRRIGGAIISAGIYVEDQQ; this is encoded by the coding sequence ATGCAAGAATTAATGACTCGAATTGAACTCGGAGGTTCGCTCGGTAAAATTTTTGGTAAATCTCATTACCGACTTATTCGCACTGTTTCAGAAGCCGGAAGAGCGCTTAGTTGCACCATTCCTGGATTTGAAAGATATATGAATAACAGCAAAAAAAGAGGCATTACTTATGCTGTATTCAAAGGAAAGAAAAACATTGGTGAGGATGATTTAGGTTATCCGGTAACAGGTGATGCAATTCGTATTACACCTGTAATTATCGGCAGTAAACGAGCAGGGCTACTACAAACAATACTCGGTGCGGTACTGGTCGTTGTTGGAACATTAACATCTGCATATGGTGGTGGTGTGCTTATCGCTCCTGGTGTGGCTCTAATGGCTGGCGGCGTCATTCAAATGCTATCCCCGCAGACCGCCGGTCTCGCCAGTAAGCAGGATGCAGACAACCAGGCTTCCTATGCCTTCGGCAGCGTTACAAATACGGCCGCTCAGGGCTATCCTGTTCCGCTTCTTTACGGAAAGCGCCGGATCGGCGGCGCGATTATTTCCGCCGGTATTTATGTAGAAGACCAGCAATAA
- a CDS encoding C40 family peptidase, translating to MRDKTLQAIFEHARQSYPHECCGVVAQKSRVERYFPCANLAANPTEDFHLDPVGYADAEDWGTVISIVHSHPDATTQPSELDKAQCDTTELPWHIVSWPEGDFRTIQPRGELPLLERPFVLGHTDCWGLVMSYYRQTHGIELTDYRVDYPWWENDYPDNFYQDCWYECGFREFSGPPVPGDMVIMQVQSNKWNHAGILLEGNMLLHHMYGMLSNRVPYGGYWQERTMKIVRHRDFYQFSKRVF from the coding sequence ATGCGTGATAAAACCCTGCAGGCTATTTTTGAACATGCCCGGCAGAGCTACCCGCACGAATGTTGTGGCGTGGTAGCGCAGAAAAGCCGGGTTGAGCGTTATTTTCCCTGTGCCAATCTGGCAGCCAATCCCACCGAAGATTTTCACCTCGATCCCGTGGGTTATGCTGACGCCGAAGACTGGGGAACGGTTATTTCCATCGTTCACAGTCACCCTGATGCAACGACACAGCCCAGCGAACTGGATAAAGCACAGTGCGATACAACCGAATTACCCTGGCACATCGTGAGCTGGCCGGAGGGGGATTTTCGTACCATTCAGCCGCGCGGTGAATTGCCCTTGCTCGAGCGACCGTTTGTGCTCGGGCACACCGATTGCTGGGGTTTGGTCATGAGCTATTACCGGCAGACACACGGCATTGAGCTGACCGATTATCGCGTTGATTATCCGTGGTGGGAGAATGACTATCCGGATAACTTTTATCAGGACTGCTGGTATGAATGTGGGTTTCGCGAATTCAGCGGGCCACCAGTGCCAGGTGATATGGTGATCATGCAGGTTCAGTCCAATAAGTGGAATCATGCGGGAATCCTGCTCGAAGGCAACATGCTACTGCACCACATGTACGGCATGCTCAGTAATCGAGTTCCTTACGGCGGATACTGGCAGGAACGAACTATGAAAATTGTAAGGCACAGAGATTTTTATCAATTCAGCAAGAGAGTTTTCTAG
- a CDS encoding phage tail protein has product MAIETFTWYPRVSAEADVKHRVRKASFGDGYTQVTGDGINPRTQEWNLSFIGTEEYIQPILDFLDRMAGTKSFLWKPPLNPLGFWRCDEYKAVAMGADNYTLTATFEQAFKP; this is encoded by the coding sequence ATGGCTATTGAAACATTCACATGGTATCCGCGGGTGAGCGCCGAAGCTGATGTAAAACACCGCGTAAGAAAGGCCAGTTTTGGCGATGGTTATACACAGGTCACGGGGGATGGGATTAACCCGCGCACGCAAGAATGGAATCTGAGTTTCATCGGCACAGAAGAATATATTCAGCCCATTCTGGACTTTCTCGATCGCATGGCAGGGACTAAATCATTTCTCTGGAAGCCACCACTCAATCCGCTAGGCTTCTGGCGCTGCGATGAATATAAAGCGGTAGCAATGGGGGCAGATAATTACACCCTCACTGCCACCTTCGAACAGGCCTTTAAACCATGA
- a CDS encoding phage tail tape measure protein: MSDVASLSVALHLNSATFKSQITDAYQKAGQASKKFNEQATSQANELSDAIAKTVSAAKNIGGQSAGSDQFAGATRGAGQLNFVLHEVAAGSNIASSTIINALIPAVHSLKGQLDGSTSGWQAQQEAAKNAAAELASAAQAQIAAAQAEKQAAINKAAIAEKTIVAAQAQRDQAIALDEYYAKQTEVNKLYGLSVSYQDEHLKNERAIIEANRLEASGLEKLKAAKASAIAADLAEIEGKAALVGATEAAAAANTQLSITQRIAATSSRALSGAMSLLGGPVGIGLSVLAAGGTLLYTEFKKAEEQTKKLNAAVLNLSTSSLVSASDLKKLNGELGNTDAAVDAITASAKGGFSGQMLTNVATLANAYAQAGGSAQDLVNSLTSLRGDPLSAMEKLTASGVALSSSVISQVMALNQRGEAAQASQILIETAIQAEKERLAELGIEVDKTAESVKNLGIMWGTTGEQSSIALGGAIDKAKVAQQQFDDVSRRFIASSKAGYAEAQNERLKNSAGLKNYLTEGTSAAEKRAAAIKKLNNSIYSSNSSEYQNILMGINDEYDKATKKRKTGGTGESEGQRALEQAQQRNAVLREQAQTTDALTDSERQLAAFDQKIAGLKGQTLNASQQSLVNMQGQIRAQMQSNVQLEKEAALRKVSQKYQEESRKWTEEADAMQREAAINLGKYSQSDSESEDADARNAIINRFNQRRIALEKDFTDKSSTEYQARLADLESAKQRELQITEQTNQDKLTAEQDYSAGFRRGTLNWIDSARDANNQMASFSSGLFDSMSDSLASFATTGKFSFSAFTTSVLSDLAKIAARVAMSSALESIFGSASSWFGSSGAVSSSAGAASSGFSTGAYSGLTLNAKGGVYDSPSLSAYSNGIVSSPTMFAFAKGAGLMGEAGPEAIMPLTRGSDGSLGVRAVGDSSAATTTSAAPQVYITIDSNGDSSSQSTSGWEQFGSQIANYVNQLYQQNKSKDLRPGGDIWNAIKSR; the protein is encoded by the coding sequence ATGAGTGATGTCGCAAGCCTGTCAGTTGCCCTGCATCTCAATTCTGCCACCTTCAAATCTCAGATTACGGATGCGTATCAGAAAGCGGGGCAGGCCAGCAAAAAATTCAACGAGCAAGCGACGTCTCAGGCAAACGAACTGTCCGACGCCATTGCAAAGACCGTCAGCGCGGCAAAAAATATTGGCGGCCAAAGTGCAGGCTCCGACCAGTTTGCCGGAGCGACCCGTGGCGCAGGCCAGCTTAACTTTGTACTTCATGAGGTGGCTGCTGGAAGCAACATTGCCAGCAGCACGATCATTAATGCACTGATCCCAGCCGTTCATTCCCTGAAAGGCCAGCTTGATGGTTCTACCAGCGGGTGGCAGGCACAGCAGGAAGCTGCCAAGAACGCGGCTGCTGAACTTGCATCAGCTGCTCAGGCTCAGATCGCGGCGGCGCAGGCTGAAAAGCAGGCTGCCATTAACAAAGCCGCAATTGCTGAAAAAACGATTGTCGCCGCCCAGGCTCAGCGGGATCAGGCGATTGCGCTGGATGAGTATTACGCCAAACAGACGGAAGTAAACAAACTCTATGGGCTCAGCGTTAGTTATCAGGATGAACACCTGAAAAACGAACGTGCGATCATCGAAGCGAACAGGCTGGAAGCCAGCGGGCTGGAAAAACTGAAAGCGGCAAAAGCTTCTGCAATCGCCGCAGATTTGGCGGAAATAGAAGGTAAAGCTGCGCTTGTCGGGGCTACAGAAGCAGCGGCGGCGGCCAACACGCAGCTTTCTATAACACAGCGGATTGCCGCCACCAGCAGCCGTGCTTTGAGTGGTGCGATGAGCTTGCTTGGTGGACCTGTTGGCATCGGGCTGAGTGTTCTGGCCGCGGGCGGCACACTGCTTTACACCGAATTCAAAAAAGCTGAAGAGCAAACCAAAAAACTCAATGCTGCCGTGCTCAACCTGAGCACTTCCTCCCTTGTCTCAGCCTCAGACCTTAAAAAACTGAATGGTGAACTGGGGAACACTGACGCCGCGGTCGATGCCATTACTGCATCAGCTAAAGGCGGATTCAGCGGCCAGATGTTAACGAACGTCGCCACACTGGCAAATGCCTATGCGCAGGCCGGTGGCAGTGCTCAGGATTTGGTTAATTCTCTGACGTCGCTTCGCGGTGACCCTTTGTCAGCGATGGAAAAACTGACGGCATCAGGCGTTGCTCTGAGTAGTTCCGTCATCAGCCAGGTCATGGCGCTAAACCAACGCGGTGAAGCTGCGCAGGCCAGTCAAATTCTGATCGAGACGGCAATTCAGGCAGAGAAAGAGCGTCTTGCAGAACTGGGGATTGAAGTCGATAAGACCGCCGAATCGGTGAAGAACCTCGGGATAATGTGGGGAACTACCGGTGAGCAATCCTCCATAGCGCTCGGTGGTGCTATCGACAAGGCCAAGGTTGCACAGCAGCAGTTTGATGATGTTTCGCGGCGTTTCATTGCATCCAGTAAAGCCGGTTATGCGGAAGCACAAAATGAAAGGCTAAAAAATTCAGCTGGCCTGAAGAATTATCTGACCGAGGGAACCAGCGCTGCTGAAAAACGCGCAGCAGCCATCAAAAAACTCAACAACAGTATTTATTCGTCCAATTCATCAGAGTATCAGAACATCCTGATGGGGATTAATGACGAATACGATAAGGCAACCAAAAAACGCAAAACAGGGGGAACTGGTGAGAGCGAAGGCCAGCGCGCTCTGGAACAGGCTCAGCAGCGTAATGCTGTGCTGCGTGAGCAGGCACAAACCACTGATGCGCTGACCGACTCGGAACGTCAACTTGCAGCGTTTGATCAAAAAATTGCGGGTCTGAAAGGCCAAACCCTGAATGCCAGCCAGCAGAGCCTGGTCAACATGCAGGGGCAAATCCGCGCGCAGATGCAGTCAAACGTCCAGTTGGAGAAAGAAGCGGCGTTGCGGAAGGTTTCGCAGAAATACCAGGAAGAAAGCCGTAAATGGACGGAAGAAGCGGATGCCATGCAGCGCGAAGCTGCGATTAATCTCGGTAAATACAGCCAGTCTGACAGCGAATCTGAAGATGCTGATGCGCGAAATGCCATTATTAACCGGTTTAATCAACGCCGGATCGCGCTTGAAAAGGACTTCACGGATAAATCCTCCACGGAATATCAGGCCAGACTGGCAGATCTGGAGAGTGCCAAACAGCGGGAATTGCAGATCACCGAGCAAACCAACCAGGACAAACTCACCGCTGAGCAGGATTACAGCGCGGGTTTCCGCCGCGGTACGCTCAACTGGATTGACAGCGCCCGGGATGCAAACAATCAGATGGCCAGCTTCTCTTCAGGCCTGTTCGACAGCATGTCGGATTCTCTGGCGTCGTTTGCAACCACGGGGAAATTCAGTTTTAGCGCATTTACCACGTCGGTCCTGTCCGATCTGGCAAAAATTGCAGCCCGGGTCGCTATGTCCAGCGCGCTTGAAAGCATCTTTGGTTCTGCCTCGAGCTGGTTTGGCTCCTCTGGCGCAGTTTCTTCAAGTGCTGGCGCTGCATCAAGCGGCTTCTCCACCGGCGCATACAGCGGACTTACGCTGAATGCAAAAGGTGGGGTTTATGACTCTCCGAGCCTGAGCGCATACAGCAACGGCATCGTCAGTTCGCCGACCATGTTCGCTTTTGCGAAGGGGGCCGGATTGATGGGCGAGGCGGGGCCGGAAGCCATCATGCCGCTCACGCGGGGATCTGATGGTTCGCTTGGGGTGCGCGCGGTCGGAGATAGTTCTGCGGCCACGACCACCTCTGCTGCACCTCAGGTGTATATCACCATCGACAGCAACGGCGATTCCTCATCGCAGTCCACATCTGGCTGGGAACAATTCGGTTCACAGATCGCCAACTATGTTAACCAGCTCTATCAGCAGAATAAATCCAAGGATTTACGCCCTGGCGGCGATATCTGGAATGCGATTAAAAGCAGGTGA
- a CDS encoding phage tail protein, with the protein MKDLKSRLLSPETVAHPIVLLGTELFIRRLTAYELADFEDKAAQLRAEGNTRDMALAGASLVLNSLVDENGLPAQDLPAPDELMKSHSYASLIEALTKVQRYSYGTLEEAKKN; encoded by the coding sequence ATGAAAGACCTTAAATCCCGCTTGCTGTCCCCCGAAACTGTCGCTCATCCCATCGTCTTATTGGGTACGGAGCTATTTATTCGCCGACTCACGGCCTACGAACTGGCAGATTTCGAAGACAAAGCCGCGCAACTTCGTGCTGAGGGTAATACCCGGGACATGGCGCTGGCCGGTGCCTCACTCGTTCTGAATTCCCTGGTCGATGAAAACGGGTTACCGGCTCAAGATCTGCCAGCCCCGGACGAATTAATGAAGTCCCATTCCTATGCGTCGCTCATTGAAGCGTTGACCAAAGTGCAGCGCTACAGTTACGGCACGCTCGAGGAAGCGAAAAAAAACTAA
- a CDS encoding phage tail protein: protein MADKSSPEYAMLPAGTVVLWGGIGDAVADMQPLINCKALGATGATGSFVDCTTLIDKQKQFISDLPEGPEKSLGFVDDPSNTSFTAFINAAEQRQTVQFYIQLPNGRTATMVMALSGWQLNEITAPASDVIQITVNGKQNNIDWGYTAPGS, encoded by the coding sequence ATGGCAGATAAAAGCTCTCCGGAATACGCAATGCTTCCCGCTGGAACAGTTGTTCTGTGGGGGGGGATCGGCGATGCCGTAGCGGATATGCAGCCGCTGATTAACTGTAAAGCCCTCGGCGCGACAGGTGCCACGGGTTCCTTTGTTGACTGTACGACCCTGATTGATAAACAAAAACAGTTTATTTCTGATCTGCCGGAAGGCCCGGAAAAATCACTCGGATTTGTCGATGACCCTTCTAACACCAGCTTTACCGCTTTCATCAATGCCGCAGAACAACGTCAAACCGTGCAGTTTTACATCCAGTTGCCGAACGGACGTACTGCGACAATGGTGATGGCACTGTCCGGCTGGCAACTGAACGAAATCACGGCTCCGGCCAGTGATGTTATTCAGATCACGGTCAACGGCAAACAGAACAACATCGACTGGGGCTACACGGCGCCGGGCAGTTAA
- a CDS encoding HK97-gp10 family putative phage morphogenesis protein: MIRMEVQGLQELERQLEALGEKIAVKVMASAGKEAMQIVSDDMQQHAGYDAESTGPHMRDNIKTTSRNRMKDRRFLTVVSIRVGPSKEHTMKALAQEFGTVKQVASPFMRPALDFNRSKILSILAVRLREGIENNR, translated from the coding sequence ATGATCCGAATGGAGGTTCAGGGGCTGCAAGAACTTGAACGGCAACTTGAAGCTCTGGGGGAAAAAATTGCCGTGAAGGTGATGGCTTCTGCAGGAAAAGAAGCCATGCAGATTGTCAGCGACGATATGCAGCAGCATGCTGGTTATGATGCGGAAAGCACCGGTCCGCATATGCGCGACAATATCAAAACCACTTCACGTAATCGGATGAAAGACAGACGTTTCCTGACCGTCGTTTCTATCCGGGTTGGCCCATCCAAAGAACACACCATGAAAGCGCTGGCGCAGGAATTTGGCACTGTAAAACAGGTCGCCAGCCCGTTCATGCGTCCTGCGCTTGACTTTAACCGTTCCAAAATACTGAGCATTCTTGCGGTACGTCTCCGTGAGGGTATCGAAAACAATCGTTAA
- a CDS encoding phage head closure protein, which translates to MEPGRLRHRVRIEVKTDERDDHGQPIGWRSVAESVAADIRSVSGKEFISGSAERTSVTTKIFMRYRDDIRATTTRFIEIVGRGSGRVFIVTAPLPTRERRNIEVLCTEDFSRVY; encoded by the coding sequence ATGGAACCTGGTCGCCTCCGGCATCGCGTCCGGATAGAAGTCAAAACTGATGAGCGTGATGATCACGGTCAGCCAATAGGCTGGCGTTCAGTCGCAGAGTCTGTCGCTGCTGATATTCGCTCTGTATCAGGTAAAGAATTCATCAGCGGCAGCGCGGAACGAACCTCCGTCACCACGAAAATTTTCATGCGTTACCGGGATGACATTCGGGCAACTACGACGCGATTTATTGAAATTGTTGGACGAGGCAGCGGACGAGTATTTATCGTCACCGCCCCCCTGCCTACAAGGGAGCGTCGGAATATTGAGGTGTTGTGTACGGAGGATTTCAGCCGTGTTTACTGA
- a CDS encoding head-tail connector protein, giving the protein MAIVVTEVVPIEELRQHIEFDGDDRDALITRYAQSALDHCLRWCDDPAWKAAEDIPSPVVTAMLLVFGDMFEHRTSQTEVQLYVNRAAESLMWHCRNWSNTTPTEETS; this is encoded by the coding sequence ATGGCGATTGTAGTCACTGAAGTTGTGCCGATCGAAGAATTACGCCAGCACATTGAGTTTGATGGTGACGACCGTGATGCACTTATCACCCGTTATGCCCAGAGCGCGCTGGACCATTGCTTGCGTTGGTGTGATGACCCGGCATGGAAAGCTGCTGAAGATATCCCTTCGCCGGTCGTAACAGCCATGCTTCTGGTGTTTGGCGATATGTTTGAACATCGAACCAGTCAGACTGAAGTTCAGCTTTATGTTAACCGCGCTGCCGAAAGCCTGATGTGGCATTGCCGCAACTGGAGCAACACCACGCCCACAGAGGAAACATCCTGA
- a CDS encoding phage major capsid protein → MSELTDIQKAIEESQKNVTQLFEAQKQEIEATGKISKQLQDDLVKVQEELKTAGSRLFDMEQKFTSGAENPENKKSFSERAAEELTKSWDGKSSHFEAKTFNKSLGSDAGSAGTLIQPMQVPGIIMPGLRRLTIRDLLAQGRISSNALEYVRENLFTNNAATVAEKALKPESDITFSKETANVKTVAHWIQASRQVMDDAPMLQSYVNNRLMYGLALKEEDMLLNGDGTGDDLEGINLVATDYDSSLNATGDTRADLIAHAIFQVTESEFSASGIILNPRDWHGIALLKDNEGRYIFGGPQAFTSNVMWGLPVIPTRAQDQGTFTVGGFDMASQVWDRMDASIEVSREDRDNFVKNMLTILCEERLALAHYRPKALIKGTFESGS, encoded by the coding sequence ATGTCTGAATTAACTGATATCCAAAAGGCCATTGAAGAGTCCCAAAAGAATGTGACTCAGCTTTTTGAAGCACAGAAACAGGAAATTGAAGCCACCGGTAAAATTTCCAAACAGTTGCAAGATGATCTGGTGAAAGTTCAGGAAGAACTGAAAACCGCCGGTTCTCGTCTGTTCGATATGGAACAGAAATTCACTTCAGGGGCCGAAAATCCAGAGAACAAAAAATCGTTCTCAGAACGGGCTGCAGAAGAATTAACAAAATCTTGGGATGGCAAATCGTCCCATTTCGAGGCGAAAACCTTCAATAAGTCGCTGGGCAGCGATGCGGGCTCTGCCGGTACCTTGATCCAGCCAATGCAGGTGCCGGGCATCATTATGCCGGGGCTGCGCCGCCTGACTATTCGTGATTTGCTGGCGCAGGGGCGTATCTCCAGTAATGCGCTGGAATATGTCCGTGAAAATCTGTTCACCAACAATGCGGCGACGGTCGCGGAAAAGGCGCTGAAACCCGAATCAGATATCACCTTCAGTAAAGAGACGGCCAATGTCAAAACCGTTGCACACTGGATCCAGGCATCACGTCAGGTGATGGATGATGCCCCTATGCTGCAATCCTATGTCAACAACCGCCTGATGTACGGTCTGGCGCTGAAAGAAGAAGACATGCTGCTCAACGGCGACGGAACCGGTGACGATCTCGAAGGTATCAATCTGGTTGCTACCGATTATGACAGCAGCCTGAATGCCACCGGAGACACCCGCGCCGACCTGATTGCACATGCCATCTTCCAGGTTACAGAGTCTGAGTTCAGCGCCTCCGGCATCATTTTGAACCCGCGCGACTGGCACGGCATTGCACTGCTGAAAGATAACGAAGGGCGCTATATCTTCGGTGGCCCGCAGGCCTTCACCAGCAATGTCATGTGGGGGCTCCCGGTCATTCCTACGCGTGCTCAGGATCAGGGTACTTTCACCGTGGGTGGTTTTGATATGGCTTCGCAGGTCTGGGATCGCATGGATGCAAGTATCGAAGTCAGTCGCGAAGACCGCGATAACTTCGTGAAAAACATGCTGACTATTCTGTGTGAAGAACGTCTGGCGCTGGCGCACTACCGTCCAAAAGCCCTGATCAAGGGCACTTTCGAATCTGGCTCATGA
- a CDS encoding HK97 family phage prohead protease produces MRSINKTLAFDQAEIKFSGDGTQGVFEGYASVFNNTDSDGDIILPGAFKNALTNQTRKVAMFYNHRTWEMPVGKWENLEEDSKGLLVRGVLTPGHSQANDLKAAMKHGTVEGMSVGFSAGKDDYSLGTSGRIFKNVAALREISICTFPANELAGVSSLKSIDGVESIRDAEEWLRDSVGLSKSEAQGFIARIKSAVRSESEGSDKEITALLERIKNFSPLQIGK; encoded by the coding sequence ATGCGCAGCATCAATAAAACACTCGCCTTTGATCAGGCGGAAATCAAGTTTTCCGGTGACGGCACGCAGGGCGTTTTTGAAGGCTACGCCTCTGTGTTCAATAACACTGATTCCGATGGCGACATCATCTTGCCTGGTGCTTTCAAAAACGCGCTTACCAATCAGACGCGAAAGGTGGCGATGTTCTACAACCACCGCACATGGGAAATGCCTGTAGGGAAATGGGAGAACCTCGAAGAAGACAGTAAAGGGCTGCTGGTGCGCGGTGTTCTGACGCCCGGTCACTCTCAGGCCAATGACCTGAAGGCTGCTATGAAACACGGCACCGTAGAAGGGATGTCTGTCGGGTTCTCGGCGGGCAAAGATGATTACAGCCTAGGCACATCGGGCCGAATTTTCAAAAACGTAGCGGCGCTGCGTGAAATCAGTATCTGTACTTTCCCTGCCAATGAGCTGGCCGGGGTTTCATCCCTGAAAAGCATCGACGGCGTGGAAAGTATTCGCGACGCGGAAGAGTGGCTGAGGGACTCAGTTGGCCTATCCAAATCAGAAGCACAGGGCTTTATTGCCCGCATTAAGTCTGCAGTTCGGAGCGAGTCCGAAGGCAGTGACAAAGAAATCACCGCTCTGCTCGAGCGTATTAAAAACTTCTCCCCACTCCAGATAGGAAAATAA
- a CDS encoding phage portal protein, which translates to MSETNYSIDLRTNNGLWARMASWFVGGRLVTPDQGSQTGPVSAHGHLGDSSITDERALQISTVWACVRLISTVTSCLPLDVFETKNDNRAKVGLDNPLARLLRYSPNQYMTAQEFRECMTMQLAFYGNAYALVERNGAGDVISLLPLNSVNMDVRLEGKKIVYRYKRDSEYANFNQKEIFHLKGFGFNGLVGMSPIAFATKTAGVAVAMEDQQREFYANGAKSPKILSTGDKVLSKVQRDQLEENFKEIAGGPVKKRLWILEADFKAEDIGVSPQDAETMASRKFQVSEIARFFGVPPHLVGDVEKSTSWGTGIEQQNLGFLQYTLAPYLTRWEQTIWRWLVKPTDIGRIHAEHNLDGLLRGDSASRATFMTTLVNSGQRTVNEMRRLDNMPPLPGGDVATRQSQNVPITELGNKNPANSGV; encoded by the coding sequence ATGTCAGAAACCAACTATAGCATTGACCTTCGCACCAATAATGGTCTGTGGGCGCGCATGGCATCGTGGTTTGTCGGCGGCCGCCTGGTAACTCCGGATCAGGGTTCACAAACTGGGCCCGTATCGGCACATGGTCATTTAGGTGACTCATCAATCACCGATGAACGAGCCCTGCAAATTTCTACTGTCTGGGCCTGCGTGCGGTTAATTTCCACCGTAACGTCGTGTTTGCCGCTGGACGTCTTCGAAACGAAAAACGACAACCGTGCCAAAGTGGGACTGGATAATCCCCTGGCGCGTCTTCTGCGCTACTCGCCGAACCAGTACATGACCGCTCAGGAATTTCGGGAATGTATGACCATGCAACTGGCTTTTTATGGCAATGCCTATGCGCTGGTTGAACGAAACGGCGCAGGTGATGTGATCAGCCTTCTGCCGCTGAATTCGGTGAATATGGATGTACGCCTTGAAGGAAAGAAAATCGTTTACCGCTACAAACGGGATTCTGAGTACGCCAATTTTAACCAGAAGGAAATTTTCCATCTTAAAGGCTTCGGGTTTAACGGGCTGGTAGGCATGTCTCCGATTGCCTTCGCGACAAAAACGGCGGGCGTGGCGGTGGCAATGGAGGATCAGCAGCGTGAGTTTTATGCCAACGGTGCGAAATCCCCGAAAATTCTGTCTACCGGCGATAAGGTGTTAAGCAAAGTTCAGCGCGACCAGTTAGAGGAAAATTTTAAAGAGATTGCCGGTGGTCCGGTTAAAAAGCGACTTTGGATCCTTGAGGCTGATTTTAAAGCTGAGGATATCGGCGTCAGCCCGCAGGACGCTGAAACGATGGCGTCCCGTAAATTTCAGGTCAGTGAAATTGCCCGGTTCTTTGGTGTTCCGCCGCATCTGGTTGGCGATGTCGAAAAATCTACCAGTTGGGGAACCGGTATCGAGCAGCAGAACCTCGGTTTTCTGCAGTATACCCTCGCGCCTTATTTAACCCGATGGGAACAAACGATCTGGCGCTGGTTAGTCAAACCTACAGATATCGGGCGTATTCATGCTGAACATAACCTGGACGGGTTGCTGCGTGGAGATTCAGCTTCCCGCGCTACCTTCATGACAACTCTGGTCAACAGTGGCCAGCGTACGGTGAATGAAATGCGGCGGCTCGATAACATGCCGCCGCTACCGGGCGGCGATGTTGCCACCCGACAATCGCAGAACGTGCCGATTACTGAATTAGGAAACAAGAACCCCGCCAACAGCGGGGTTTAG